Part of the Vigna radiata var. radiata cultivar VC1973A chromosome 11, Vradiata_ver6, whole genome shotgun sequence genome is shown below.
AAATCAATAAGTCACTTTACGATAGAAACTCAAATACCTTTGACACCTACCAGAAGTACTCAAATAATGATCacaaatattaatgataatatgcATCACGGAAAAATTGAGAGTAGATGCATGATGAAAATTTAGCAGTTAATTTGAGAGGTTGAACAGATAAATTTATCCATCCATGATTTTCTTCAATAAACAGGCCCTTCCTTAACTACAAATGCTTACAACCAGATACAGTGAGACATTGGTAACAGAAGGCAATTAGAAATACTTCACCACATTACCATGATGATTTTGGGTcccaaacttttggtgaagccAAAGAAACTCTCCACCATGACTTCTTGCTTTTCTCAGTAGTTGTTATTGATTCATTATGCTTCTCTTGCATTTCACCACCATCTGCTGTTGTTGGAAGGAAAGGGCTTGCACCAAGAAGAGAAAAAACTGAATATGAAAACCCTTTAACTTGTTCAATCATTGCCCCTGCTCCCTTCAACTCCCCAAATCTTAAAACTGTACCGTCCACAGGACTAACCTGCAGAAAATAAGTATGGTCAAACAGGTTATGTATCAACTGGAAATGGCACAAAGGCATTAGAGAATTTCAAATAGCTGTTACCAGTTACCAGACACTGCGGATCAACATCAATAGGCCTGGAACCTTCTTTCAAAGTGCGAACAAAAAAATCCCTTAAAGTGGCATACTGGTCTAGAGGTAAACCAGCTTCTTCTAAATCTGAGGTGTCAacaatattataacaattaagaGTATTCTTACATGTATTATACATTATAGTTTATCATGAGCAAGTTCTGCCAGTTTCACGAGATGATGATTATAGGAGCAAATAACaagaaaatgattaaaagatatataaatcaTACTTGAATGAAATGCCCGAGCCCAAGCTTTATAGATAACGGGCCTCAGCCAAACTGGTATTTCCTGAATAagtaaaatcatataaataatgtaaCATGCAtaaccattttcaaattatagaGTTAGCTTTGACTTGGTAAAAGGAGAGAGAAGTACATTATAGAAAAATGTACTTTAAAATATGCTGCATTACTTTTATATTGTACTCTCTATTTTCTGATTAGGAGTGCTGCTCGGTCTCTCATCCTTTATTATTTACTTTCGCTTCTTTCCTTCTAGTAATGTTGCTGTTTTTCACGTATTAAAAGTCCACTTTATTTCTTCATCAGGTCTCTAATgctaaaattattcataaattctGAATATTGATTCTCTTTCCAAATACTCACTACCAGTAGCAACAAAAGGCAACAAAATTTGcaaacataaaaagataaagctTCACTGattaatacatataaatatatattaagaaaggATATTCCAATATCACACTGACTTCTTACCATGCTTGTCAAATATCCCCAGCATCTAGAAATTGAACGAAGAGGCAGTAATCTCAAAAATGTAGCCTGGTGTTGACAAAGCCATGGCACATATCTCAGAATCAAAACAAATATGTACTGATAAAAACACATACAAGAACTCAAATGTTTCCTTTTTGTACTGATGCACAAGGTTTACCTTTATATCAGGCTGGAATTCCACTTCAattcctttctccttcatctcttcAGTCTGCCACAAGGGTAATCACATTTATTCTGTAGAGACTATGTAAACTACAAAGCATTTAAGGCTAGAATTCCAATTAAGTAAACAGAATCTAAAAAGTATTATACTACTGAAGTGCGAAAAAATTTCCAGCATCATGGCTGAAAACAGTGTGGAAAAGACTGAAGGCCTCACTGCCAAATAATAAGCTTCAACTTCTCACTTGTCtagaatgttaaaaatatacttctatttctctttatttattttacttttgcaaTGACCCAAAATAACAACGGACTTATAAAAGGAGGAGGAATGGCAATGATCAATCACTGACAAGTCATAGTGTCTCCAGCATGTTCTGTGGAAGGAAAAAAATACCACGTTCATTTAACCGGGTTTCTGTGTGTGCTATCAAGGTTGATATTAATGCAACCACGGTTTAGCATAAAATAAACAGGCTCGCAGACAATGCGACTCTACTAGTTGATAAACCAGTAAGCATACCCCACGTACGTGAGCCTTGGTTAAGCAGGATAAGGATATTCGGGGGAAGCTTCGGGTCCATCAGAGCCAATGTAGGCAAGTGGACAAAAATAAATGTGGCCATTGATGTTGCTAGAAGAGTCAGTTTGGCGACTAAACCTTGCCTTACCAATTAGTCTTAACACTATAAAAATTGAATGTACCTTCTTGTCAACATAGAGTCTACGGCCATGGAGAACGCCAAGCATAAGTATGGTAGCAACCGTCGCGCCAGGTACAAGAAAAGACTCCCCTGCACACTCTCATAACAAATAATCACAACGCTTCAGAGcatgaataattaaaacatattcaAAACTCTGTTCAATTTGAAAATCCACGGCAATTCCTATACTCTTGCGAAGATTATAACCATGACAATTCACAGGAAAAACATTccctttcaaaaataaataaataaattgcttTTGTAAATTATCGTAGGTAAATGTATTCACCGTCCTTGATAGTTATGACGGTTTAACTTGTGAATGGATTAAAGTGGAGAAGCAACTGTACTGACCTTGGGAGTTTCCGCTTCCGCCATTGATAGAAGCACGAGGTCGACGAATTAGAAACCTTCTGGTGAAGGATGTGATGTAACGAGCATTTTTAAAGGGATGGGTGCGGTGAGGAAACACTGGGAACTTGTGTGAAACCCTATATTTCATTTTTGCAAGCAAGCCGTGAAGAGGTGTAGAGTAGGTCAGTGTTCATCaggtttaattataatttttttttgttagtatttGTTCAAttggtttaatttagtttttttaaataatttaatttggttttttctttaacttaacCGTTATCTCTATACGTATATCATGTATCAAtatgtggatttttttttaacttttatttttttaaaacataaactatTCCGTATTGAATTATGGTCATGCACATAATAGGTTAAGAAAGTGTTAGGTAACACTCTCATTTCCCACGTATTAACACGAGGGTTTCCAATGTTCTTTGTTTTCACTCgcacattttaaattattctaagTTAAGTATATTTAACTATAGAGTTTTGATGGTTTAAGTTacccaaaaacaaatacatttattgatataagtagctaaattaattcattttaagctatccttcaagtCTCATATCTATAcagtttcttttgtttcttttagatCTCTCTTATTTCGGTGTATCACTCCACACTCTCATAGTGTCACAAGTAATGTCATTCTCACGTGGttgtcaatttaatttttatataaataataatattttgacatttaatttTTGACATTGTCACGTGTAAACCAGCTATTGGTATATCTTTTTATGGTTCaggtttgattttaaaagtttcagacagtttataaaatttaattttggtttaaatatTGAAAGATATGAGTTTTGCTacttatttgatttataattttctttatagttATTTGATCGATTGAATTGTTTTTGTATTACATCAtgattaagttatatttaatttgagtGTAAGAACtccaattttaaagttttgttatggttatagtttaatttaaaaaatcccAGTCAATTTTTAGAGTTCAATTTTGATAgttgatttcttttttcatgttttttctagataaaagcaatgtatatgttatattttagttcttttcTTCTGATAATTAACAttggttttagttttattttatttttttaaagttttagagATTGATTTTTAGAATCTCTTTTATCGTTTTGAATATAGTTTGAAGTTTgtcatattttacttttttttttattattctattgtgttattttaagtttttttttaagttcacatagtcatattttttatctttaattttttcgaGTACATAAGGATAAATTTTCATTAGTTTGATGAATTGGGGTTTATTGGTATATTATTGGTTATGTGAATAAGAagatttctaatttttaatgcTTAGAGGTTTTTCTTTGTAcatgtttattattgtttaaaggatttttttagggtttttagatCGTGTCATCATTgacaattaattatttctttatgtGTAAAGGAGCAACTTCAACGCATTAGGAATAAATATGTTTGTGATTGAATTCGTGTGAAagcaataaatattaaaaaaagttagaatTATTATAGTTGTACACTGTACACTGTCCAATCATGTTGTAATTTCAAATCTAGTTGTAAGGGTTTTTTTAGTTGTAAAAAATGTTTACattgttgtaaaaaatatatggatTATATTTGATGTTAAATTTGCGGTCCACTCTTATTTTTGGTATTTGGTTTTACTATTTTCGTTTGATATACTTGCAGCTcgtataattgattttattaaaccATTTTATCTCGAAATTAGACAAATGTGATCGTTGTTATGGTTGATAAGGAGTACGTCTAGTGAATGTATGGATGTTGTTGAGGTTACAACCTTTTgaaattaagaattttttatcaattgttcaaaaattaataGACATGTACCTACTTATTTCAACCTTGCTATCCACATAATTATGAAGTttgtttttacatatttttcattaaaatagtGGACGTGTCTGGTGAACATGTTGTGCAAGAATATCAAGCTAATTACTCACTTATTTGAACTCTACTTTCCACTTAATTTTGGAgtatgttttttatgatttttactCAAAATGTGACTTTGTTGGGTGATGTATTGGTAGATTAACATTTTCTTCAATTAACTTTTTTCTAGAACCTTGGAAGAACGAGGGTCTACACATGTTGTGAAAGAGTTTAAAAGCAGCTACCCACTTGTTTGCAGTATGTTCCCCCGCATAaatatgaagttttttttttcattaaaagagTTATTATGGTGGGTGATGTTGTGAACATAATTCACACAATTAACGACTCAGGGGTGAACTAACATTTCATTCAATTGGTTTTTGTGAGAACCTTGGAATAATGGGCGTATGAACATACTATGCAAGGTTTTAAAGGCAACCACCCACTTATTTGATCTCTGCTTCCCACTTAATTATgtagtcttttcttttttttatttattgattttgtgatTGAAAGAATGTCTGTGTTTGGTGATGGGTTATAATTTACATAATTGATGAACTTATTGGTCGATTAACTTTTACTTCAATTGCTTTTTGTTAAAACCTTGTAAGAATGATGGTTTGAACATGTTGCGACAAACTTTAAAGGCAGTTATCCACCTATTTGCACCTCATTCCCCACATTGTTCTAAAGtcttttgtctatttttttcattcaaagagTTATTGTGTTTGGTGATCTAGTGGTCATAATTCTCACAATTGATGATCTTGTGAgtgatttgatatttgattcaattgatttttATGTGAACCTTGAAAGAATGAAAGTCAGATCATCTTGTGTAAAATTTTCAAGGCACCTACTCACTTATTTAAGCTATGCTACATACATAATTTTCAACTTTGTTCTTATTGATTTCTCATTCAAACATtgacaaaattaattgaatgtGTGCAAAAATGAAGAGGCAGCAACACACATATTCACATCAACCAATTTAATGAAGTGCTAGTCTACCAATAAAGTCCTCAACGATACCAATTACAAGTAGAAATTGCATCAACACACTCactatttgaaagaaaaaactattGTTAAACATAAGAATTAAGTGAGTAGCATAGTTCAAATAAGTGGGTAAGTGCGTTGTAATCTTTATACAgcttttttttaagataatctTTTGAAAGTTCTCACATCAACCACTTCAATGAAATGATAATCCACTACTACTAAAGTCATTAATGATACCAATTGTGAACATAATTGCAGTAACACACTCACTCtttaaagggaaaaaaaaaaactatcagtATTAAGTGAGTAGCATAATTCTAATAAGTAGGTAGCTAGGTTATAATTGTTGCACAACTTTTTCTTAACATGATTTGAAGGTTCTCACATCAAACAACTCCATCAATTGTTATTCTATCACTAAGGTCATCACTGATACTAATTATAAGCAAAAATTGTATCAACACACttgttttttgaaaagaaaaacctcGTAAGAGACTTCACAATTAACTCGATAACATAATACAAATAAGTTGATAACTACATTGTAAATTTTGCACaactttttcttaatataaatcTTTGAAAGTTCTCATGTCAACCAACTCCATCAACTACTAATCTACCACTTAGGTcatcaattatataattataatttacgaGTGGAAATCGCAATTATACTTAACACTAAAAATCTGAAATGCACATAAAACTCAAAGTTTACACTTTTGTAATATGTTTGGTTTTCAAAACTACATCttccaaaaaaatttaaaagaatatgttcttatattcaaataaaaaatcattgaatCAAGAATGTAAAACAAGAAGAATCAATCAAATTGAAAGTTATGCATcaatcaattaataaatattaaaattatcatcTGCACTTTATTtcgtattttcaaaattaagctGCATATTCCATataactctaaaaaaaatatgtttttacatttaaattgaaGTTCATTGAATCAAgaatgtaagaaaaataaaataattagctcaattAGATGATTGTGcaaaattttatacattaaacaTGTAGTAAAAGTCAAAGTTGTTATATGTAGTTTGTCTGATATTTCCGAAATTAAAGTacattatttatagattttgaaaaattttgattttacatTCAAATTTTACATGTTTTCTTAGATTTAATCCTTTCAAGATTtaataacaacaattttgtCAAGGTTTATTACCATTACACATATTAGTAACCAAATCTACACAATTTGTACAACTTTTGAaactaattttcatttaaatgtcaaatacaattcattacaacatatacatattttacattttacattAGTATGTTCCAATAAATGATATTGTACAttggaacaaataaatttaaattttgaaacattGTTTCCCTTCAGATGTCATTGTTTGATCTAGGTAAATCTTGAATTTGCGGTTTAAGATGCAAAAGTTTGGTAGCTGTGAGAGAAAACATTACTATTAAGAATTAAAGCTCATTCATTGTCCCATTTAGGGATTATTTTAaatcttgttttcttcttccacGACATATAATTGCTTTTCCACGACCCACTCCAGATCATGAATGGCTAATTGAAAAGATCCAATAATGACTAATTGATTTTAAGAGAAATTCAATAATAAGTAACACTAATTAATTCTAAGAGAAATTCAATAACACGTAACACTGAAAAAACTTAACTCACAATGGACCCATCCTTCAAAGCatgtttaatcatatgaaatCAGGCAGAAATCTGATTAGTTAGATTAATTAAGAAATCACTGGCAATTGTCAAAAGGAACAAGTAAATacattgtaattcaaatttaaattggaaacgcctgtaattttttttagtacaaAACATCACTACGAGCaaatgaaagaaatttaaattgttgGGCGTCAAAGTATCGTTACCGAATGAAAATATactttgaaaaaacaaaagtatcGTAAGTATCGTAATCCTCTCTAATTAATCACCAATAATTCTGATTAGTGAACCACCTCCATGATTTCAATTCCAATCGCAGACGTATTTTTCGGATagcacaaaaataattttattcttaacaaagttgcacataaaaaaaaatgtctacaATGATTTCACCTTTTCtctacatatttatttttcatttttatttttataacttttttttaaaatctatactattattatatgaaaGAAATGTCTATTTTAGTGTacatttgttttcaatttttaatttttaaaattaaaacataccACTGAGATAGTTAACATGTAAAAAGCAAATTAACAGTATAttgttgaaaatatataataataatgatatatattgaaaaattaacagtattgaatataaatatcaatCGCGTCTAAATAACGCAACGATAAATTATCACTAAAATGTGTGCACTCTGTATTAAAGTGACTTATGGTCGAAGTTAAATTTCCCGCCATAATCCACGTCGGCGGCATAAAGCTAACTGCACCTGTGTCCAAGCATCGTAAAGAAACGGTTCTATAAATGAGAAATTACGGAGGGATATACGGAAATTTTTACTGAAAATTGAAAGCAGGCAACAATGGAAGACGACGGTGGAGAGAGTTCGAGTTTCGTAGTCGGTATCATCGAGAACCGAGCGAAAGAGGTTTGCTAAATCTATTCTatgataaacatttttttctcgtttgcttttgcttcaatttttctatttaatctTGCAAGCTGCAAGTCGTTTGTCGTAGTCACATATTATTTCGTTTTCAGCTAGTAATATTTCTTGTAGTTGATTGCGTGAAACTCACATAACAACCAGGATTATACTAAGGTTATAATTGTTCTTGTTAACTTATTTGCGATGGGAAATTCAGTCCAGCGTAGGAAACGCAAATATAGATATGATTTTCAAATTGCCATTCCACTGAGTGCATGTAGGGGGTGGAAATCATTTTCATATCCACCACATAATAGTCATTTTGTGAAGGAGTGGCTGTATTGTAGGTTAGTTTTAATTGTATCGAAATGTGtgtatttgttgtttaattttctgTACCTAATTCTTACTTATTGTTCCGAACTGTCTGTAAACGACCAAAATTACATGCACCATTTGGCGGTCAAATTTTTTGTCACTAAAGCTAAATGCCATTTTAATTGTTCTATCGTGAAGTTAACTCAAGGAATCGTCACATTTTCCGCTAATTGTGTAATTAACGTTTTCcccgcttttttttttttttttttggggttCTGCGGCCATTTATTTCATGATATTAGTAATCTTTCTATCAACCACCGTGCAGTTCTTTTCTCGCTTATAgtcttctaatattttttaacattacaaaaaaaaaaataaaattggaatgGCACATGGTATTTGAtattggaaaaaatataaaaaatgttattaacgATGTGATTAACAAGACAAATTGTAAACTCTACGGTAAAAATATATCCTCCATTAATTAATGACCAAGGCACTTTTGGTTGAAAGGATTTTTGTATTGTCCCGagggacatcatagatgttgaAGAAGAATCAGACAGGGAGGCTTTATGTTGTATTGTGTTGGTTATCAGTTATCAAATAAAAACAGGGACGCACCGATTGATGTTCccttattttatgtttttcgtAAGATATAGCAAATGGATTAAAGCAATTTTGAGATGGTTTGAATGCATTTTTTTGATGAACTTTTGGGTTTCAgcaaataaatgatttttttaatgccTAAATGGAATCGAATCAATCAATTATCTAACAGGTTGGATTAGCTGCTTTTGATTTGAGATCAGCTTCGCTGCACCTTTCTCAATATATTGAAACTAGCAGTTCATATCAAAACACAAAGACACTACTGCATTTTTATGATCCCATAGTGATCATTCTTCCTCCAAACAAGTTAGCATCTGCAGTTACAGAATTGGTTGATAGATTTTATGGTTCGGTCAGGAAGGTAATATCACCATCTCTCTTTGTCCCTACAATTTTTTCCCATGTACTTTAGATGAAAAACCTTGGCGCATATCTGTCTACGGAGTTCATTTTCCTTGGAGTCTTTATTTGTGCAGGTAGTGCTGGCCCGTGGTTGTTTTGATGACACAAAGGTTTCATCAATTACCTATTGTCTTTCAGTTGATTTCAGGTTTTAGGAAGTTTTAAAGATATTTCTTGCTCATACATGCACTGAAGTTCTGTGCTTTAGGGTGCTATCTTGATAAAAAACCTCGCTGCCAAGGAACCTTCAGCACTTGGTTTGGACACTTACTATAAACAGTATTATCTATGccttgctgctgctgctgccaCTTTAAAGTGGTATTTCCAATTCCCAAATATTCATAAAGATTATATCCAATGATGAACTTTGATAAGTAATTGATTGTAATACCTGTATTTGATACATTTAATAGTTGTGTTAGTTTCTTTGATTATCTATTGAGGAGAAATCAAATCTTCTCTGAGTTTTGCCAtgctttcttattttttgtataCCCGTCCATTTTTGTGATAATCTGAATTCATTTTCAACTCTTAAGAGCATAGGACAGTTTCCACTGTTTTGACTAATGTTTAAGGAAAGTTACATAGCATTTTCTGTTTTGACTAATGTTTAGtccaaaatatttcatttgcGTTCTTTCCCCATTTTCATACTGTTTCCACTGACTAAAATATCAGTTACATTATAGTATATCAACTACATAagaacttaataaataaaattctctAATGTGTAATTGTGAATGAAACTATCATAAGACTTAAGTTCACTTCACGGCCTAAGTGAGAAAAACTGCATGATGGAAGATCCCGTActagatattaatttaatatggtCCTAGCGAGCGAACTATATTGAATTAACAGGGATTCTGAACTTTGACTTGACTGCACACACATTGTTGTCTTCTTATTGTGCTAGAGAAGGAACTTCAAGCGCTTAAATGTTTATGCTTTGTTAATTCTTGCTCTCCAAGCTTTTGTTGATCCATATCCTTCtcatataagatatttatttggGTTTGAAGTCTAGGGATTAATGTGTCAGTATTTACACTATTTTGGCAAGTTCTTACATGT
Proteins encoded:
- the LOC106776466 gene encoding phosphatidylserine decarboxylase proenzyme 1, mitochondrial, coding for MKYRVSHKFPVFPHRTHPFKNARYITSFTRRFLIRRPRASINGGSGNSQGESFLVPGATVATILMLGVLHGRRLYVDKKTEEMKEKGIEVEFQPDIKATFLRLLPLRSISRCWGYLTSMEIPVWLRPVIYKAWARAFHSNLEEAGLPLDQYATLRDFFVRTLKEGSRPIDVDPQCLVSPVDGTVLRFGELKGAGAMIEQVKGFSYSVFSLLGASPFLPTTADGGEMQEKHNESITTTEKSKKSWWRVSLASPKVWDPKSSCPKRGLFYCVVYLKPGDYHRIHSPADWNVLVRRHFYGRLYPLNERATRTIRNLYIENERVVLEGLWQEGFMAVAAIGATNIGSIELFIEPELHTNRPMKKFLHSGPPEERVYECEGVGRVLTKGDELGAFNMGSTVVLVFQAPISKLNEGDSSQEFRFCVQRGDRIRVGEALGRWHSS